The region GCGGCACGGTTCCCACGCCTGCACTGGCGTTCTACGGCTCAAAATTGAAAGTTGCCAGCTTGATGGTGACCGGCTCGCACATTCCGGCTGACCGCAACGGAATTAAATTTTATGGTGCCGACGGTGAAATTGACAAAGCGGATGAAGCGGCAATAGCCGACTTGGCGGCTATCATCTCAGCCACCGATGACGCACCAGTCGGGCGCAGGGTCTCGGCCGAAGATCATTCGGATAGATGCCTTAATCTCTTTCGCCAGCGGAATGCAAAGCTGCTTGGCGATGGCGCGCTGGCGGGTCTTAAGATCGGCATCTATCAACACAGCAGCGTTGCTCGTGATCTGATCGCGGCGCTCCTTTCAAAATATGGGGCGCATGTTCTGCCTCTCGCGCGTTCAGAAGTATTCATACCTGTTGATACCGAAGCCATCTCACATAAGACAATCATGCTTCTTAAAACGTGGGCTTTCTCGCATAGGGTTGACGCGATCGTTTCCGCAGATGGTGACGGCGACAGACCACTCATCACGGACGAAACGGGCACGCCGCTTCGCGGCGACCTTATAGGAGTAATGACTGCTCAATTCCTCGGTGCAAAGACGATTGTTACGCCCGTCACATCCAATTCGGGGATCGAAGCGCTAGGCCTCTTCACCGTCACGCGGACCAAGGTCGGTTCTCCCTTCGTAATCGTTGGAATGGAAGAGGCTCTGGCTGCTTCCAAGGATCGGGTTTTAGGCTTCGAGGCCAATGGCGGAGTGCTAACCGGCGATGCTTTTGACGTTGGCGGATATCGCCTGGAGGCACTGCCTACCCGCGACTGCATCCTGCCGATTCTCGCCGTACTCTCGCTAGTGAAAGCGCAAAAAAGACCGCTTTCAGTTATCGCGCAGTCGTACCAATTGCCTGTCGCTGTTGCGGACCGTCTGGAAAATTTCCCTGTCGAGACCAGCGCGGGCTTGCTGAGCTATCTCCGTGC is a window of Sinorhizobium numidicum DNA encoding:
- a CDS encoding phosphomannomutase, whose protein sequence is MKFGTSGLRGPTVDLVEIGAKTYATAFGRYLLETGKAQAGDPVLIGGDLRESSPEIKNICGSVLERLCFRILDCGTVPTPALAFYGSKLKVASLMVTGSHIPADRNGIKFYGADGEIDKADEAAIADLAAIISATDDAPVGRRVSAEDHSDRCLNLFRQRNAKLLGDGALAGLKIGIYQHSSVARDLIAALLSKYGAHVLPLARSEVFIPVDTEAISHKTIMLLKTWAFSHRVDAIVSADGDGDRPLITDETGTPLRGDLIGVMTAQFLGAKTIVTPVTSNSGIEALGLFTVTRTKVGSPFVIVGMEEALAASKDRVLGFEANGGVLTGDAFDVGGYRLEALPTRDCILPILAVLSLVKAQKRPLSVIAQSYQLPVAVADRLENFPVETSAGLLSYLRASGANLSAFLREIGQVTSTNDIDGIRVTLAEGRTIHFRPSGNAPELRCYAEAATETAALELLNAGLTRLRLWATGM